The window GTGTGGGCGAGGCCTTCCCGTCCCCGTTTAAAAATGCACCATTATTCCCTTGGGTTGATGCGGGGCGTCCAGAATGTAACGGATGCATGGAATGCGTGAATATTTCCTTTTATCTCATTCATGCAGCCCACTCCCTCCCTGGCCAGGAATTCAAACCCGAGATCCACTTGACTGCAGTTTGGCCTCAGTCTGACTCTATACTTTTCAAAATTCTGGCTCCGTTGCTTCCTTCGTACCAGCCTCGCCTTCCTGCGGATTTGCTCATTCCCGAACCCTCTAGCTGAAGGTGCATAGCCCAAAATCCTTGAGCCGCACCCCAAAAGTCTCAGAGAGGGCCCAAAGCTTTCCCGCAACCTCCTTCCCCTCCTGTAACTCTTTGATTGAAAAGGGATCTGCTCTGGAGGAATCAGCTCTTCAGTTCAATTGCATTTCAAGCTGAATTCTTGACCAGATCCTGCAGGCGACCACCTTTTAGAAGGAAGGCTCCACGTCCCCTTTTCAAAAGCCAAATGCAACATTCGGCCAGACAGAAGTCGCCCACCTTTGCTCATCTGGGTTGAACCTTTTCATTCCCCCCCCAGACCAACAATGAATGTTGTTTTCCGTTGaaatactctttttttcccctctgcaggATGCTGTGTTCCAAGGTATCCTGGAACAACCCAACCGATCCTACCAGGAATGTTTCTGCCCTTTGGGTTCAATACAGCAAGCAGTGAATTTCACAGCTCTTGCGATTTGACCTCTTGCTGGGTTGACGGCAAAAGGGTGGGGAACGTTTCCATTCACGTTAAAAAGAAGTGTGATTTCAGATTGTGAGTAGTAAAAAGCAAAgtgaaagaattattttaaaaaacgcAACAGCCACCCTTGGCGTTACTTGACTGATGCATTTAAAAGTTCCAGGCCTTCTCCCCCATCTGGAAATCTTTGCAAAGCCCGGCAAATCTTGATTACTGGTGTTGACACAGCCAACTTCTGGCTCTATTGCCTTGGCAACGTGAAGTATTTTTGGCGCTGACCCCAGGGGCCGAAAAAACGGAGGGGAATGAATCACACCGACCGAAGCCAAAAAATTGGTCTTCGCGTCTTTCAAAGCCTGCCCACACTTGTGGAAAATCACCAGTGTGGATTTTAAGTGCTTGGTCAAATGGTTTCACAGTCCCTTGAGATTAGAAAGCAatggatttttctctctctcttttctttttctttctttctctctctctcttctttcttttttaccttccttccttccttccttccttccttccttccttccttccatttcaaatttctgtcaccgcccatctcccccaagggggactctTTGCAAACTCCCATTCTGCTTCccccaaatattttcattttaatgctGCTTCCCTGAGTTCACCCCAAcgatctctttatttatttaaataatttctctcccacgcaccaattaaaaataaatgtatcttgCACTGAAAATGGTTCTGATTAGAACCAcgcacctttcccaggattacaaaattatttttcagagtgGGGAGTCTGTATTTCCTCCAACACTGTATATTAGCTCATCCAGGTTTGAAAATAGCCAGGATTAGATACAAGATCAGGGTTTGATGCCAGGGGTTTCTAGAATCTTTCGAGACGAGGGCGGACTTCTTTTATTAGCTCTTAACGGTTATTGGAGttttattaatagtaataattatgGAATGGACAcgccaatacaaaaaaaaagttttattttttggcTGAGGACACAGCGTAAGGAAAAGGTGTATTTTCTGGTGGAGACCAGGTGGTCTGTGTGTGTAGCTGGTTTTCACAATTTTATTAAGGGTTAGATTTTCCAGTATGTTGTCAGCTCGGGTTGTTAGGCCTACGACAAGATGTGTCACTTTGAAGCAGAATGGACTGGCTTTGGACGGGAAGCAGGCAGGCGGGTTGGATGGGCTCGGCGGGCACCGTTGCAGCTCTCAAGGCCCGGCTGTGCCGAAACGCGCCGTCAGTGCTTGGGAAGAGCAAGCTGGGTCTCCACTGTTTAGTACTTCTTCCCCGTCGGTTTCATTTTCTTGATGTAATACTCATTGCAGCCGTTGGTCAGCCCAGCAAAGAGAGAGAGGTAGCCCTCGAAGTTGATTTTGCTGTCTCGGCACTCCTCCAGGTTCTTCATGATCCGGTCGATCGCCATGGGGTCCTTCTGGTTCTAAAAGTGGgttttaaaaaagagcagaggacaaagagaagatgaggaggaggagatgattgtgatggagaaggaggagaagaccaTGATGAACGAGATGATCacgatggagaaggagaagaccaTGATGGAGGAGATGATCATGATGGAGGAGAGGATCATGATGGAGGAGATGATcatgatggagaaggaggagaagaccaTGATGGAGGAGATGATcatgatggagaaggaggagaagaccaTGATGGAGGAGATGATcatgatggagaaggaggagaagaccaTGATGGAGGAGATGATCATGATGGAGGAGAGGATCATGATGGAGGAGAAGAAGACCATGATGGAGGAGATGATcatgatggagaaggaggagaagaccaTGATGGAGGAGATGATCATGATGGAGGAGAGGATCATGATGGAGGAGAAGAAGACCATGATGGAGGAGATGATCATGATGGAGGAGAGGAtcagatggaggaggagaagaccATGATGGAGGAGATGATcatgatggagaaggaggagaagaccaTGATGGAGGAGATGATCATGTTGGAGGAGATGATCATGATGGAGGAGATGATCATGATGGAGGAGAGGAtcatgatggagaaggagaagaagaccaTGATGGAGGAGATGATcatgatggagaaggaggagacgACCATGATGGAGGAGACGATcatgatggagaaggaggagaagaccatgatggagaaggaggagaaagaggaggagaaagaggagaggaagaaaggattttaaaaaggtGTATCCATTTTACAGGGACAGTTCTCTCCAGGAATGGTTCTGGGGAGGACCAATCACCATCCCTTCTATTTCTGAGCTCCAGAAGCAAGGGGTGACCCTTATGCAGCCCAGGCCGCAGCACCCTGCCCACCAGAGAAAAGAACGGCCTTGGAGCCGTGCATATTTATCTGCCAAGGAAGAGGATTCCGGGCAGGCTGGAATCTCAAGGCACTAGACCTCAGTGAGTAAGGTTTTCTTCTCTTCCGTAGCTCTGAAGGTGAGGAAGGCACACTCTTACTGAAGCCAACAGGAGGGTGGTTGAATATCTCAGGATATTCATTGTGGAATCCAGGCGGGGAGGACAGAAGAAGCAGGACCAACAGCTTGCATTGCTGGGAGGGCCCAGACACAACCTTCTTGCCCCCCTGATTCTCTAAAGCTTTGCATTCTGGGAAAAAGCAACCACCCCTTGCCCCCCCAATCTCTGTACTGCATTTTCCAACATCTTCC of the Candoia aspera isolate rCanAsp1 chromosome 17, rCanAsp1.hap2, whole genome shotgun sequence genome contains:
- the S100A10 gene encoding protein S100-A10, which codes for MPSQLEHAMETVMFTFHKFAGDKNYLTKEDLRQLMEKEVPGYMENQKDPMAIDRIMKNLEECRDSKINFEGYLSLFAGLTNGCNEYYIKKMKPTGKKY